From a region of the Parus major isolate Abel chromosome 6, Parus_major1.1, whole genome shotgun sequence genome:
- the KCNK18 gene encoding potassium channel subfamily K member 18: protein MATTSQPLRGKTTCKKIFWAVFPHACFIVSLVIYAFLGALMFSHIEGTREVTVSEEYRAFLKNLTSLARNLSGYGNTYPVTRIGKYLCMVYALFGIPLMFLVLTDMGDILATVLSKSYNEFRKIQSKILASKLCSGSTCSKRNELKPRAQSKIVINEPLTIMEVLRSQSGVKRRRVKYRNVELFEMLIARENENTQPARNKSMERWSSCPELAREKTVSRVIENFDKIGKELEKLDVPFVLMVLVIFVYISCAAAILPNWEKNMDFQEAFYFCFITLTTIGFGDTKLEHPKFFLFFSLYIMIGMEIVFIAFKLGQDRLIVLYKKVISFCAEKNMPSKKIYPK from the exons ATGGCAACAACATCACAGCCTCTGCGAGGTAAAACgacatgtaaaaaaatattttgggcaGTGTTTCCTCATGCCTGCTTCATTGTGTCTCTTGTCATCTATGCTTTTCTTGGGGCTCTCATGTTTTCCCACATTGAAGGTACCCGGGAGGTCACTGTAAGTGAAGAATATAGAGCATTTCTGAAGAATCTGACATCCCTCGCCAGGAACCTATCAG GTTATGGGAATACCTATCCTGTGACACGGATTGGGAAGTATCTCTGTATGGTGTATGCCTTATTTGGGATCCCTCTGATGTTCTTGGTCCTGACAGACATGGGGGACATCCTTGCAACTGTCTTATCCAAGTCTTACAACGAGTTCAGGAAAATACAGTCAAAAATTCTTGCCTCTAAACTCTGTTCAGGATCCACATGTAGCAAAAGGAATGAACTGAAACCCAGGGCACAGTCTAAAATAGTCATCAATGAGCCCCTGACGATCATGGAAGTGCTGAGAAGTCAGTCAGGTGTGAAAAGGAGGAGGGTCAAATATCGCAATGTGGAACTTTTTGAGATGTTAATTGCCAGGGAGAATGAAAACACACAAccagcaagaaataaaagcatggaGAGATGGAGCTCATGTCCTGAACTAGCAAGGGAAAAGACAGTGTCCAGAGTAATTGAGAATTTTgacaaaataggaaaagagTTAGAAAAATTAGATGTGCCTTTTGTATTGATGGTGCTCGTTATCTTTGTGTACATCTCCTGTGCAGCTGCTATTCTtccaaactgggaaaaaaatatggattttcaGGAagccttttatttctgctttatcaCTTTGACCACTATTGGATTTGGAGATACAAAACTAGAACATCCcaagtttttcttgtttttttccctctacatTATGATTGGCATGGAAATTGTCTTCATTGCTTTTAAGCTGGGCCAAGACCGCTTAATTGTTCTGTATAAAAAGGTGATTTCATTTTGTGCGGAGAAAAATATGCCATCAAAGAAGATATATCCAAAATAA